ATTACTTAGGGCTCAAAAAAGTCCTGCCAACTTCTCTACATGTTTTCCAGTTTTAAAAAACGTATCAATATATCTGTTTACAGTTAGTATTGTGCTTACAAAGATGCTAGCATTGGACATCAGTGAAAAATAAGACAATACAGCTCAGAGTCCTTTGTAATAAAGATGCAAATACAACTTATCAGAAAGTATCAGGCCTCCATCCAGGAACCTAGACATGATTTTAAGTACCATTATCACGGAAAGCACAACAACTTTCGTTATCATTACGCTAATGACAATaatatatacttttactttgttgtgCCCCCTCACCCTACATTTGAAACCAAACCAACTGTTAAGAGGCTTGAAGAGGTTAAGCTATCCAGTTTTTAACAACAACGAAAGGCAAATATTagagaaaagtcaaaaaaaCGAATCTAAAGTTGAGTAGTAGaccattattaacattatttttgCAACCTATTGGAGGAGTCCCGACTCCCCAGGTGGGAACCACTGTTTTAGAAGGTTCTCTAGGCAGGAAATTCATCAACACCTTTCAACATCGGTGAGgaacaacagacaaacaaactcaGAGAACAAGGGACTTTCACCATTTCTCTCCTGTCTACAAAAAGTCAACCCTTTTTTCCCAGGAAGCTTCGGGGAGCAAAGAAGTAGTGAACGAGTGATTAAGAGAGCCAGCACTAAATGAAATCACTGTTCAGGTTCGATTTGCCGCCGACACtgacttttctctttcttcctaaTGAAACAGAAGATTCGAGGTCTGCCGGAGGTGATGTTGTAGAAGaaaaatctacaaaaacaaaaaaggaaatcagGCTCAacagaagaggagcagcaggaaacCTCTGAACATCACACCTACAGTCGACTGGTGGAGCGACGCACAGCATCTCTGACATGTCTCCCTACACTGaaacatgatttttttgttaatagaaaataaattattgtacagatggaaaaaaaagaaaaaaagccagaaCTGCACTGCCTCGGCTGCCATGTGTCTTCCTGCTTCCGAATGTCAAATCGGTGTGAGTCAATGTAAACTGTACCCAAGCACCAGACACAAGACATGGGTGTCAGAaagctcaaacaaaaacacaaataatctCTTCAACAAGTTCTTTATAATTAACAGTGACAAAGACAACTTGGGGAAAGAAACTGGCACTGATTATTGTGGCAAAGAGGTGAACTCACATTTAATTTAACAGATTTAAATGTACATGAACATTTTGTGACAACCATCATGAAACGtaataaaaaaagttataaTTTGTTTTGGATGCTTTTGTAAAGATTCAGGTGATGAAGTTGGGTGTTTATTGAAATTACAAAAGAGCGATTGTTGTGCAGTTTTCCCCACTTTCCCACAGAGATGTACAGGAGGCCGGCTGGCGGTTTGATTCTCTCCAGCCAAGTGTCCTGTTCATGTGCCCTTGAGCAGGACTGATCCCTGTATAAGAGCGCCACCTACATGgtcaaaatatgaaatgtatatGCTGATAAAGGAGATGCCGTCCCTTCTCTGTCCCTGCTCAAACCATCATCAGATGTTTTAAGGTCCTTTGGAGTGACAGGTGCTTTCCTTCTAGTAGTCCTCGTCCTCAGAGTCACTGTCGTTTCGTGCAGGAAGCGAACATCTGATCGATGACATTAACTTGTCTTCGatttgttttttggggttttccTCCAGGTCTGTCTTCACCGCCCCACTCTCCGATAACCTCCACTCCAGCTCTGGATGGGACAGACAGGACAAATAAGAAACACTTCACTCgtaaaatatgatgaaatgtaCACGATGAGACTGTTAAACTGTCAGTGGTGTAAAATATCAATAATGTGATACAGttcaaacacaaactacagcttcCAAAATGGCCCTAAAGTTGAAAGGTAAGCAGGGTTTTTTAACAGGGCTGTTGCATTTGTTTAAGCTAGGTGTTTACATCTATTTACTATTAATTAGTTATTACTAATCACACTGGGATTCAACAATACTTACATTTTTATAGTCAAACTGGAATGACTTTACATACACCCTGATGGCCCTGGAGATTTAAGTGTGTGTTCAAAGTCCTGCCACTTCTTTGATAGCAAGTCGCCTCCTACCTTCAACTTTGAGGTTCATGCCCCCGAAGACCAGTGGCCCAATGAACTGGGCCTTCATCTCTCCTTCCAAATACACGAAGATGGTGGGCAGGTTGCGGTCGGGGTAGTTGGGGATGCAGGTGGTGGAGATGGACTTGAGGAATTTGGTCTGAGGGAACTTCGTGGCCAACCTGCTCAGGTGCTGGTTGATGAGGGTGCACAGAGGGATGCTGGGAAAGGAGAGAACATCACACAGGTCTGTTAGTGCagaatgatataaaacaaagaaaagaagaaaatatcaaGAAGGTGGAACATGacaacatttgacatttttgcttgataaattacttaaaaaaataacatgtacatatgtatgCACTCATGTGCTACCAAACGCTATGTAAGTTTGAAGGTAGACTAGTGTCACATTACACATTCCAAAAACACGACTCAAAACAAGTCCTGGTGTTATCTTAACAGCTGTGTAGGCTGTATGTatgaaatctaaaaaaacaaataaaaggtcTAAAGGGTCAATGCACCCAAATCAGACAGCAGCAAGAAgaaattgcattaaaaaaagaactcaactcaaatattttctgtcctttttcgACATAAGCCTCACGCTTGTTTAAGTACTTGATTCGGTTGGATGCCCTACCCCTGTTTGTAGAGGTGCAGCACCACCCAGATGCCGTCTCCGGCCTTGTTGACCTCCTTGATGTAGTCCTGCCCTGAGATTTCGCCCAGCTCCCCGAACACGTTCTTCATCTGAGTCGCCTTCCACTCTGCGAGACGCTGCTGTCTGCAAGGAGACACATCTCATATCAGAATACAGTCAGAGTGAATGGGTTTCTGTCAGACTCATTCTGCTATGagctaataaaaataaattatagaTTTTTCTTGGGCTGACCATAAGCCTAGCCACCAGCCAAATGCTGCAAGTTTACTTTTCGCATTAGACTCTATTGGTATCAAGCAGtcatttaaaaagtcatttaaaaactatacaatgtactgtatactatacagtaaatgaaaacGAGTTGCTCAGTACACCAGACCCCTACCTGCATAATCTCCACTCACCTGTACATCTCAATGGCAGCCTCATCGTCTTCACCAAACTCATCTTCATTCTCCTCCAGTTCCTCCAGTGTCATGCTCTCATATGTTTTAACTGTTCAGAGAAACAGTCACAGCAGCTGATTACATGTTCTGCAAACAATCTAACTCTCAGTGATCACTTGAATGGGGTCAAACTAGACTACACTGAACTCTTTTAGAAATGTCATCAATACCATATTTGACATAATTTAGGCCTACATGATTTTCATTGGTGCAtctgcaaataaaaccaaaactgtggGGTACATTGACTTGGGTGGCACTTTAAACCATGTTTTATGAGGTGGAaaaaatttattttatttataccaAACTGTCTTACCGACAGACTGCTGTTGGAGggccagctcctcctcttcgtcatcTTTAGGTACCTCTTTGGGAGGAAGAATGCCTTTCTTCCTCAGGATATCATTCCACTCTGTGTCTTCGTTCGGGTCCTGGGTAGAACACAAAGCATGTATACACAAATACTGTTAGCTCTGGTATGTGatgtatttctctttttgtaagCAGAAGAATGAAACGCCAGTCTTGATTACCaagatctgtttgtttttgaagatcCGAACCAAATGACCAAGGTCAGGGTTTAATTtaccaaatcaaacacacacactgggaacGAGCCATCGTCTAAGACAAACGCGTACATGCTGCGGGCCTGGATGGGTTTTGTGCTTGTTTAAGCACCAAATGTATGAAATTAACTTGGGTGGGTTTATTTgccacacacataaaactggactaactgacagagagaaaaagtaaacacagggAGGTGTCTAACCTGCTGGGGGGCCTTTGAAGTGGCTTAGAAAACAATGTTGGGTGTGCTCTGCCCACCTCATACTGTATACACCCCTAAAATCCACCTCATCCACTGTAGATGGGATACCAAAGTTTAAACATGCAATAATGTGAGTAATGTACTGACTCAGGCATGACTCGGGCTGAGTGAGGTAATACAGCGAGACCTGAGCCGACAACATGAGCTtgaaaaatctgcatttttctcGATGTTTAACTACAATTTTACATACACTGTAGTGCAATTACTGTAGATGAAATTCCTACCAACTACTGTTGTAACCACTTATTGTAGTGCTGTGGTGACAAAAAAGTCATTGATGAAAACAGTTGTTACTGGTTTCAGGCActtcaatgtgaggattttctgcttttctttccgTTTCATATCCAACACTTTAAGATGATTTCTGTTTTCCGAGCCGTTACTACCAAATGTTTGACCAGATCAAAATTGTCATCAGTTAAATTTCTGTCCACCAACTAATCGATATATCACAAATGGTTTCAGCTCTACTGCCAGCTAATTTCAGATCATCATGTCTTTCTCGGTGACTCTTTGACAGGTTTGAGgaaagctagctagctaatggtAAAGCTAACATTTTAAGTGTTGGTCCGTCCAGCTACACTGCGAGGTAAGTTTCAAAAACTATGCTTTGAAATTATTTCGACACACTACACCAACATCGACCGAAGTTAAATCGTCTGACTCACCAACGTTAAACCACAGCGTTTAAATGTCTAATAAAGCTTTACCGACCTGCATTTTGACAGATAACACTCCTCTGAAATCACACCGTTGCTCTCCTCCCAGACACGGAAACAGAAGGACCGCAGACGGACAGATTCCGGCGGGAAACAAAAACCTATGACTGTTTCAAATAAGCACACGATACATCTAGagttaaaataaaaaccctTTAACTAAGTATATCTTAAGTCAAACACAGGcggtctgtttttctttttgtatatgGCACTACAGCTCCGTAATCCCGATTTAAAAAGACGAGGAAACGATGCTTTATGGGTGGGACAATAATAAAAGTGACACCAACTTCCTGTTGAGGCTCAATATGGCCATATAAGGAGTGGGATCGGAGCATTCCATTTGTGGCTGCCAGAGTGAAaccaaacagctgctgttgctcacacacacacacacacacacacacacacacacacacacaccatttgtAAGGCTTTTCCCCTTTTAAAATTACATTGGAATTGGAAATATACCAACTCTTATACTTactttacaaataaatgttcttttctgtgtgttactgtaaatgACTGCTTATCTAAAGTTTCTGTAACTGGGCATACTCCATTAAATGCTGACTATAAACTACACACCatgatcttttttgttttttatgagaTCATGTTTTGTGCTTGAATACACTAGAAAATAGCTGCCACATAAATCCaaaggagtaaaaagtacaatatttgctcctgaaatgtaaaatgatggCCTATAAAGTATCAGTAACAGTTCAAATGCTCAAGTAAAATAACAGAATTGCAATGCGTTACATGAATTAACAGCTTAACAACTCACATAAAGGAGGAGCTAAAtgacacatcaaacacacagtataatttacttatatatacagtataatatattgAGGCTAAACGTATTGAGTTTATTATTGAAGTGAAGCTAACGGAACTGTCTTCATCTAAAATTGGTGTCACACAATgtagatatgttttttttctaatttaagATCCTACCAGTCTTACTTGCCtaacttcctctttttcttcttcctcttcttacTTTTTATATGACCTTTTTTATACAGGTCTGATCAACCTGTGATCAAATGAATATGCTATTTGGTGATATCTATTGCTGATGTGACCCAAGGATGGATtaccaaactgggaaaaaacTGGCCCCGGGGTACCAGAAGTCACAGCTTCACCGCATGACAATTTGTTTTGGTAGTTTCCTTAATGGCAAATTTGTCAAGGATTTTGCTCCACcgacatacagtacagtatcagTTAAGACAGGTCCTGGCCGGTCCTGCAGCCAGGTGTTATGTCAACAGGAGTACTGGTGGTTAGTTTTTTGGCCAAATAATGACGCTGAAATGTATAGTCTGATGTGTAATGTACTTGATGGGAACTTGAAGATGCCAAGGTACTTACAGAATACACAGAGAGCGGGAAGTGTGTGGAAGTGGGTCAGCAGGGGCCCAACAGCAAATCTTTGGCCTGGGGTCCCCTAATGGATTAATCTGGCCATACAAACTACTGAACTATACTATAGTCTGACGATCCATTGTCCATTGATAAGGCATGTGATCCAGGACACACTAGAGGGGGTTTGaaatctttgtgtttatgtcctTCTCAACCCTTCTATAAAatatgtcatgtttgtgttataGGAACATAAAACAATTTATGTTTCTGTCgtaaaaattataattattgaatTTGTGTAAGAATTgctcaaaaaacacattttatttttcatccttATTTCCTTAATTGCCCTTCCTCTCTTTGAGAAGTAGCTGTAAAATGATTTGCAGGTTTTCACATTGGGTCATCGGGTTTCAACAGCTCAAATCTAATGTTATTCTGCACTCGTTCACTCTGGATATGACACAACATCAGCAAGGCGcctttaaagtaaaatgtaagtAGTTCTTATGTACTGTTTAATTTCCATTCAGTTGAAATcagacagccaatcagcagACATGACTTCAGGCAATGTCTTCTTATAATGATAAATGGACTGAACTGACACAATGAGCCTTTGTGTGCTAATTATTGTATTGAGCACCTAAACACCGTGTCAGCtgaacagccaatcacaggagGGCGAGTGGCTCCATGGCGGAAGGGAAAGTTGTGAAATGCAGAAGAGTAGAAAATTAAACTAAGAGGTCCCACTCTgtccctttttcccccctccgGAACCACAAACAGCAtcaaagcattttatttttgcatgtgAAAAGGCCATCAGTATATCATGTTTTAGTTCACAGTTGTTTACAAAAAcctgctttgaaaatgtaattgttaaTCACTTGTATATGCAAAATAGGCTGAGGCctacttattttatttctacagCTGTAGGCTAAAACGTCGTGTTTTGAGATTGATCAAAAAGTTGTAGCCTAATATATGGCTGATTGTTGCAGATATTTATACATCTagaactaaactaaaatgtatttaaacacaACAGTATGATCTGTAGACGCTTAACCCTCAGATAAcgttatattttattcataaaataaaattcatAAAACCATCGCCACTCAACAAAACTGCGGGAATCCGATTCAACTACAGAGTGAGCCATCTTCTACAATAGACGATCTTTGGCTGGTGTGTACAGCTGCTGCAAATCGGGCGTGAGGGAGCAGACGCGCAGCGAGGAAGTCTGAAgcctgccgctgctgctgctgggggcGCAGGACAATCATGGAGAAACCCGAAAACCCGCCGCTGTAGGATCGATCGGGCCGCTCCCGAGCCGGAGGACAGGCGGAGAAAACTTTATATACCCCCGCTGCACAGTCCGAGACCGCGGAGGGCTTCCTCCGGTCCCTCCCTGCTGGAAGAAATGTGGCTGAACCCGGAGGAAGTTCTGCTGAAAAACGCTCTGAAGCTCTGGGTGACCGAGAGGAGCAACGActtcttcctcctgcagaggaggagaggccaCGGAGAGCCGACAGGCAGGATCACAGGTAAACAAAAACCACCATAACACAAAGGAGAGACCACACAGCCAGCACAGGCAGGACCACAGGTCAACAGCGACAACATGAGAGTAGCCAGAGAAAGCCAGCGGTCAGGATAACaagtaaacaacaacaggaaagaCCACAAAGAGCCAGCAGGTAAACAAGGGGTGTGTCCGAGTGGGTATTTGGAGTAAAGAGTTAACTAAATCTGttgaaccaaaaccaaaacaatcaagGAAACTCTGGATTAGGCTATTCCAATCACAGTGTTCACAGGAAAGTCCCTGTTCCAGATACTTGGTTTActacagcctgtgtgtgttactatggCAACTGATGCCTTGAAACCAACCCTATAACTAAATGGCAGGTTATATGGTTTCCAGGCTCCAGCTCTCAACTATGCAGCTCAACTGTGTTTAAAACTTTGAGACCAGAGACGCCCGTTTCTATGAACGTCTGCAAACAATCCTTCATGTCATACCAGCATTTTGTGAGATTTTGACATCTTACAGGAGGATAAAGCACAGGTGTCGCTGTCAGTGCTgccatggcttactgggacacttaaatagacgggagccatcgttaatgttattagtaacactatgacaagtcaaaatgtctgctgtgaaaaaggcctatatATTCACTTTATTTATGGTGGTGGTCTTTGGACACGTATCGCTGTAAGGTCGGAGCATCACGGCTATCTAAAGTCACAGTTCTAGTTCCTTTTTAAACCAGGCTTGATTGTTCCATTAGCGTGATGTGAACTTTGGGAGTCTAAGGTTTAAGGGGTGGCTTACTGAAGTCAGGCTCCTGACTTGACAGCTTTGCTTAGCTTTAGCCTCCTTTATGATCTCTGCTTACAGCTTCTCTTTTATATCTCTgttaattgaatatctttgggtttttggattGTTGCtcatacaaaaacaatttaatgaCTCTACAGGAATTTCACAAGGTCACTGTTCAgaaccacagacacactctgGCCTGGCTATTCATGGACTCGTGCGACTTTTGTTTGATGGATCCCGCGAACAAAAGTCAGTTTAATCTACACTTTGTCTGGGAAACTGACCTCTCTCTGTAACTTCCTGTAGGAGAATGGCACGTTTTTCTGCTCATTCTGTGGGACTCTGTTGCTTTAGATGTTGACCTTGGTGAAAA
This window of the Enoplosus armatus isolate fEnoArm2 chromosome 11, fEnoArm2.hap1, whole genome shotgun sequence genome carries:
- the pdcl3 gene encoding phosducin-like protein 3, giving the protein MQDPNEDTEWNDILRKKGILPPKEVPKDDEEEELALQQQSVVKTYESMTLEELEENEDEFGEDDEAAIEMYRQQRLAEWKATQMKNVFGELGEISGQDYIKEVNKAGDGIWVVLHLYKQGIPLCTLINQHLSRLATKFPQTKFLKSISTTCIPNYPDRNLPTIFVYLEGEMKAQFIGPLVFGGMNLKVEELEWRLSESGAVKTDLEENPKKQIEDKLMSSIRCSLPARNDSDSEDEDY